A window of Bacillus toyonensis BCT-7112 genomic DNA:
TCGCTCGCAGCTCCTTGAATTAATTTGGGATTTTGGACATGAAGGAGCATCAAACACAGTTACCGTGTTAGTGAGTCGTTTACGTGAAAAGCTCGAAAAGCATACGATAAAGAATCGTTGGATTCATACGGTTTGGGGTATAGGATATCGCTTTGAGCCAAATGGAGGAAATGAAACATGAGATTACGTATTCAATTGTTACTCATGAATCTATTAAGTACCAGTATTATGGTAATTGCTATATGGTATAGTGAGACGAAAATGTTACTTGAACCGGAACAAACGCGGTTATTAACAGTAATTGCATTTGTGGCATTCATTATTTCAACGTTTATTTATTGGTTAATGACACGTCCTATCATGAAATCTATACAAAATTTAATAAAATTGACGAAACAATTTAGTGATAGACACTTTGAAACGATGTATATAATTGGGCAAGAACCACGTGAGTTTAAAGAATTGGCAACAGCCTTTCAACAGATGGCAAAAAAATTAGAAGAAGGGTTTACTAAGTTAGAGGAACAGGAAAACTCTCGTAAGGAGCTAATTACCAATATCTCACACGACTTACGAACACCTATGGCGAGCATGCAAATGATGATAGAAGCATTACAAGATAACCTGATTGAAGATCCTGAAATAAAAAAGCAATACTTGGCAACGGTTTTAAAAGAAATAGAAAGATTAAATGGATTAATTAACGACTTATTTGATCTTTCAAAGTTAGAGTTTGAGCAAGTAGATTTTCACCCAAGTTTCACACATTTAGATAAAGTTCTATTAGATGTATTAGAGTCACATTCTATCTTATTAGGAGACAAAC
This region includes:
- a CDS encoding sensor histidine kinase, whose product is MRLRIQLLLMNLLSTSIMVIAIWYSETKMLLEPEQTRLLTVIAFVAFIISTFIYWLMTRPIMKSIQNLIKLTKQFSDRHFETMYIIGQEPREFKELATAFQQMAKKLEEGFTKLEEQENSRKELITNISHDLRTPMASMQMMIEALQDNLIEDPEIKKQYLATVLKEIERLNGLINDLFDLSKLEFEQVDFHPSFTHLDKVLLDVLESHSILLGDKQIHVQLDVPDTLPRLLIMPCKIERVIGNLLHNAIRYSPISGTIELTVVENKSTQQVQFTMRDEGMGISPNDQLRVFERFFRTDRSRSSQSGGSGLGSAIAKSLIEMHKGEIGVRNRADGKQGSEFWFTLPITSVKNKMAERLL